From Dasypus novemcinctus isolate mDasNov1 chromosome 11, mDasNov1.1.hap2, whole genome shotgun sequence, one genomic window encodes:
- the MRPL14 gene encoding large ribosomal subunit protein uL14m yields MALFADLWGPFTYVSRTLSQRYFSTSGSLGAIQKMTRVRVVDNSALGNTPYHRPPRCIHVYTKNGVGKVGDRILLAIRGQKKKALIVGHRMPGPHMTPRFDSNNVVLIEDNGNPVGTRIKTPIPTSLRQREGEYSKVLAIAQNFV; encoded by the exons ATGGCTCTCTTTGCTGACCTCTGGGGCCCCTTCACCTATGTGAGCAGGACACTCAGCCAGCGCTATTTCAG CACCAGTGGGAGTCTCGGTGCAATTCAGAAGATGACCCGGGTGCGTGTGGTGGACAACAGTGCCCTGGGGAACACCCCGTACCATCGCCCTCCTCGCTGCATCCATGTCTATACCAAGAACGGGGTGGGCAAGGTGGGCGACCGGATCCTGCTGGCCATCAGGGGACAGAAGAAAAAGGCGCTCATCGTGGGGCATCGCATGCCCGGGCCTCACATGACCCCCAGGTTCGACTCCAACAACGTGGTCCTCATCGAAGACAATGGGAACCCTGTGGGGACCCGAATTAAGACACCCATTCCCACCAGCCTCCGCCAGAGGGAAGGCGAGTATTCCAAGGTGCTGGCCATTGCTCAGAACTTTGTGTGA